A genomic window from Streptomyces mirabilis includes:
- a CDS encoding FG-GAP repeat domain-containing protein, producing the protein MGERKAGVRAAAVSCVLLLGGCAGTGNTGSARHEPVTVAKAPAQLPVPRGKGGTSADDFNGDGRRDLVLNDLVKSSADAHGDDAGIGIVYGTGAAHGLAPGARQLLDPARQAARTKGQSPAVFDAEASCDLDGDGFTDLVVSTDPPYDGQGRPPVPLQILFGSPAGLTGKAVKLVIPEGARAGDDWPDQPVCGDFDGDGAEDLVVHASDGRLSYLRGPFTRKGAPRAAGRPLPSPGTVPTGPAVDVNRDGYDDLLVRTAEGPATSALVLGGPAGPTRTGTALPSGIDVALGRFGRGRALDAAVGSMDGTYLRYDLPTAVRDSISTPGSVLDAGDFDGDGVSELVSSGAELRILRGRTSGLSATGMVTVPPPARGTTRVLAVADFTGDGRADLVVRTYDGETKDTVAVYAGSEEALVTAKPTVTFSTSEFLGMDSRTTSDTHLRN; encoded by the coding sequence GTGGGCGAGCGAAAAGCCGGTGTACGGGCCGCGGCGGTCAGCTGTGTACTGCTGCTCGGGGGATGCGCCGGCACCGGGAACACCGGTTCCGCGCGACACGAACCCGTGACCGTCGCCAAGGCCCCCGCCCAACTCCCCGTCCCCCGCGGCAAGGGCGGCACGTCCGCCGACGACTTCAACGGCGACGGCCGTCGCGACCTGGTCCTCAACGACCTGGTCAAGAGCTCCGCCGACGCCCACGGCGACGACGCGGGCATCGGGATCGTCTACGGAACCGGAGCCGCGCATGGACTCGCGCCCGGCGCACGGCAGTTGCTCGACCCGGCGCGCCAAGCAGCCCGTACGAAGGGCCAGTCGCCCGCCGTCTTCGACGCGGAGGCGAGCTGCGACCTGGACGGGGACGGCTTCACCGATCTCGTCGTGTCGACGGACCCGCCGTACGACGGCCAGGGCCGGCCCCCCGTCCCCCTCCAGATCCTCTTCGGCTCCCCGGCCGGACTCACCGGCAAGGCGGTCAAGCTGGTCATCCCGGAGGGGGCCCGCGCCGGCGACGACTGGCCCGACCAGCCCGTGTGCGGCGACTTCGACGGCGACGGCGCCGAAGACCTGGTCGTGCACGCCTCGGACGGCCGACTCAGCTATCTGCGCGGCCCGTTCACCAGGAAGGGCGCCCCGCGCGCGGCGGGCAGGCCCCTCCCCTCACCCGGCACCGTGCCCACCGGCCCCGCCGTCGACGTGAACCGTGACGGCTACGACGACCTTCTCGTCCGTACGGCGGAAGGCCCCGCCACGTCCGCGCTCGTCCTCGGCGGCCCGGCCGGCCCCACCCGCACCGGCACCGCCCTGCCGAGCGGCATCGACGTCGCCCTCGGACGCTTCGGCAGGGGCCGCGCGCTCGACGCGGCGGTCGGCTCGATGGACGGAACGTATCTGCGCTACGACCTCCCCACCGCCGTACGCGACAGCATCAGCACCCCCGGGTCGGTGCTGGACGCCGGGGACTTCGACGGGGACGGCGTGAGCGAACTCGTCTCCAGCGGAGCGGAGTTGCGGATCCTGCGGGGTCGTACGTCCGGGCTGTCCGCGACGGGGATGGTGACCGTGCCGCCACCGGCCCGGGGCACCACCCGGGTCCTGGCCGTCGCCGACTTCACGGGGGACGGGCGGGCGGACCTGGTCGTACGGACGTACGACGGGGAGACGAAGGACACGGTCGCGGTGTACGCGGGCAGCGAGGAGGCGCTGGTGACGGCGAAGCCGACGGTCACGTTCTCCACGTCCGAGTTCCTTGGAATGGACTCCCGAACCACCAGCGACACCCACCTCAGGAATTGA